In the Alistipes provencensis genome, GTCGAGCAGGTAGAATTCGTTGATGGCCTTGCCCTCCATCACGCGGCGCGTGGTGCCTACGGCCGTGGTGACGTCGCCGAGGTTGGTGTCGTAGACACGCGTGCCGTCCTCGCCGGTCACCCAGCCCGCCTTGAGGCGTCCCTTGTACTTGGTCACCTCGTTGAAGTTGCGCGTGAAGTTGGCCGAGATGCCGTAGGAGAACTCCTTGACCCGGTCGCGCCAGCCGAGTGTCAGCTCCAGACCGTTGTTGGTCACTTCGCAGAGATTCTGGTTGGGGGCGCTCTTCTGGCCGATGGTGGCGAAGATCGGGGCCTGATAGAGAATGCCGTCGGTTACCTTGTTATAGTAGTCCATTTCGAAGGTGAGGCGGTTGTGCAGTACGCCCAGCTCCAGTCCGACGTTGGTCGACGTGGTGGTCTCCCACTCCAGCAGGTTGTTCGAAAGCGAAGCCACGATGCCCGGCGACTGCTTGCCGCCGAACGAGTAGAGGTAGCCCGAGGCGTAGGTCGCCTGATACTCGTAGTTGCCGATCGAGTGGTTGCCCAGCTTGCCCCACGAGGCGCGCAGCTTGAGGTTGTCGATGCCCGAATCCTGCATGAAAGCCTCCTGCGAGATGCGCCATCCGGCCGATACCGAGGGGAACAGGCCCCAGCGCGACTTGCGGGCGAAGCGCGACGAACCGTCGTAGCGGAGGTTCGTTTCGAGGAGATAGCGGTTGTCGTAGGCGTAGGTCAGACGGCCGAAGAACGAGGCCGTAGCAAAATCGCTCTGCGTACCGTCGATGCTCGTCACGGTGGTCGCCGTGTCGAATTCCACGAGTTTGTCCTGCGCGAAGCCGGTCTTTTTGGCTTTCAGGTTCGACGTGTTGCTGTACATGGCTTCGAATCCCACGAGGGCCGTGAGGTCGTGCTTTTCGGCGAAGGTGTAGTCCCACGAGAAATTGTTCTGGAAGGTCCACCGGTAGGTACCCTTGTCGGTCTGCGTCAGGGCCAGTTTGGATAGGTCTTCGTAGCGGTAGGCCCAGTCGTTCTTCGAGAACGAGAAGGCGTTGCAGGTCTTGCCGTAGTACTTGTGTTCGGAGCTCGACCGCGCATAGTTGAACGAGACGTTGTACCTGATGCGGTAGGGGAGCTTGACGTTGGCGAAGATCGCGGCGTTGACGTAGTGACTCTTCTCCTCGCCGCCGAAGCGGTTGATGAAGTAGAGGTTGTTGCGCGATGAGGAGCTCTGCTCGGAGTTCTCCATCCAGCCGTATTTCCCGTCGTAGTAGGGGTAGATGCCCGGCGTGGCGCGCGACATGTAGCCCGAGGCTCCCGAGAAATCGCTCAGTTCGCGCGTGCCCTCGTAACCCCACAGCTTGGTGCCGATCTCCAGCCACTTGGTGACCTGCGACGAGACGTTGGTGCGCAGTTGGAACCGCTCGGTGCCGGTCCGCGCCACGACGCCCGGGTTGTTGACGTAGGAGAACGACATGAGGTATTTCGTGTTGCCCGACGAGCCGCTGGCCGAGAGGTTGTGCTTGTGGTAGACGTTGTTTTCGAACATCGCCTCCATCCAGTCGGTGTTGGGGTAGGCGACGTAGTTGGGGTAGCCCGAGTCGGCGATGCCGTTGGGGTCCTTCTCCTTTTCGCGCCAGAGGTCGATCATCGCCTGCGAGAAGGGCAGCGTGCCGTCGATGTTCTCGGCCGACTCGTTTATCAACTCCATGTAGTCGGCATAGTTCGACACCACTCCGAAGTGGTTCGCCGGGCGGTTGAAGGCCACCATGCCGTTGTACGAGATGTTGAATTTACCCGTGCCGCCCGTCTTGGTGGTGATGAGCACCACGCCGTTGGCGCCCCGGTTGCCGTAGATGGCGCACGAAGCGGCGTCCTTGAGCACCGACACCGATTCGATGTCGTCGGGGTTGACGTTGCCGATCGAGCCTTCGAAGCCGTCGACGATGACCAGCGGCGCCGAGTCGTTGAGCGTCCCGATGCCGCGGATGCGCATCAGCATCCCCTCCTGTCCGGGCTGTCCCGAGGTCTGCGAGACCATCAGGCCGGCGTTCATGCCCTGCAAGAGCTGGGCGGTCGAGGTCACGGGCCGCGACTCGGCTTCCTTGGCGTAGTTGACCGACGACACGGCGCCGGTGACGTTCACGCGCTTCTGTACGCCGTATCCGACCACCACGAGATCTTCGATGAGATTCGCCTGCGGTTCCAAGGTTACTTCGATGTGGGTGCGGGAGCCTACGCGGATTTCCTGCGTGGCATATCCGAGATAACTTATCACGAGGGTTTCGTTCGGCGAAGCGACGATCTCGAACTTGCCGTCCGAGGAGGTGCTCGCGCCGCGGGTTGTATTGGCGACAGTCACGGAGGCCCCGACGAGGGGCTTCCGGGCATCATCAAAGACAGTTCCCGTAATCCTGCCGGACTGCTGCGCGAAGGCGAAAGGCGCCACGAGCAGGAGCACGGTCAGGACGAATCGTTGTTTTGATGTAATCATAAGGCCATTGGTTGATGGTTAGTAAATTCGGTTATGCGGTTGTTGCGAAAGTTTTGCAGTCTATTGCCCGAGGCTGCGGCAGAGCCGCCGGTTCACCTCGCGCAGGCGTCGTTCGTCGACCTTCATCCGTTTGCGGTCGTAGGTCATCAGGCCGTTCACCTCGATCTCGACATCGGTGGTCTGGGTGTAGACGGCGCCCGAACACCCCGTCGGGATCAGCCGTTCGAGCATTTCGGCGTAGCGGATGTATTCGTCGGTCACCTCGCCGGCATTCTTGAAACGGACGTAGCCCCAATTCCGGTCGGGCTGCCAGAGGTGCCCTTCGAGCGGCAGGCCGATGCCGCCGTACTCGCCGATGACGTTCACCCGTCCGATGTCGAAGAGGTAGAACCGCGGGTGGGGATAGCTGTGGATGTCCAGTACCTCGCCGGCATCGGGGTAGAAGTTGCCGCCGCTGGCTGCGTTGACGATGCGCGTGGGGTCGTAGTCCTTGGTCCACCGGGCGATCTCCGCGGTCTTGAACTGCCCCCACGCCTCGTTGAACGGCACCCACATCACCACCGAAGGGTGGTTGTAGAGCTGGTCGATGATCTCCTTCCATTCGCGGCGGAACTGCTCCTCCGACCGGGCTGTGCGCTCCGCCTCCGCGCCGTTGAAATAGCGGTTGTT is a window encoding:
- a CDS encoding SusC/RagA family TonB-linked outer membrane protein, with protein sequence MITSKQRFVLTVLLLVAPFAFAQQSGRITGTVFDDARKPLVGASVTVANTTRGASTSSDGKFEIVASPNETLVISYLGYATQEIRVGSRTHIEVTLEPQANLIEDLVVVGYGVQKRVNVTGAVSSVNYAKEAESRPVTSTAQLLQGMNAGLMVSQTSGQPGQEGMLMRIRGIGTLNDSAPLVIVDGFEGSIGNVNPDDIESVSVLKDAASCAIYGNRGANGVVLITTKTGGTGKFNISYNGMVAFNRPANHFGVVSNYADYMELINESAENIDGTLPFSQAMIDLWREKEKDPNGIADSGYPNYVAYPNTDWMEAMFENNVYHKHNLSASGSSGNTKYLMSFSYVNNPGVVARTGTERFQLRTNVSSQVTKWLEIGTKLWGYEGTRELSDFSGASGYMSRATPGIYPYYDGKYGWMENSEQSSSSRNNLYFINRFGGEEKSHYVNAAIFANVKLPYRIRYNVSFNYARSSSEHKYYGKTCNAFSFSKNDWAYRYEDLSKLALTQTDKGTYRWTFQNNFSWDYTFAEKHDLTALVGFEAMYSNTSNLKAKKTGFAQDKLVEFDTATTVTSIDGTQSDFATASFFGRLTYAYDNRYLLETNLRYDGSSRFARKSRWGLFPSVSAGWRISQEAFMQDSGIDNLKLRASWGKLGNHSIGNYEYQATYASGYLYSFGGKQSPGIVASLSNNLLEWETTTSTNVGLELGVLHNRLTFEMDYYNKVTDGILYQAPIFATIGQKSAPNQNLCEVTNNGLELTLGWRDRVKEFSYGISANFTRNFNEVTKYKGRLKAGWVTGEDGTRVYDTNLGDVTTAVGTTRRVMEGKAINEFYLLDTYKGNGSYFFGDGSVNPQGGPRDGMIRTEQDMEWARAMIAAGNTFLPSQTIGKKGIWYGDYLYADTNGDGIYGNENDYTFQNVSMTPKYYYGFQVDLAWKGIDFSMTWAGAGGFSIYWRYLGFNSYSTRGDTTISKEIAYDHYFFDPENPADPRTNLTSKHGRLTMNYGSEQNGGTNYSSHWLYKGDYLKLKNLTVGYTLPKKWLRKIRLQDVRVYLSGENLWTITDYPGMDPEFSDTMNYYASLKQYSIGLNIKF